GCATTAGCTCCTCTCTTGGCTTTCACTTGAGTGGACTTATTCTGGCTCTTTTAAGCAGTGCCTCTGCTATGAATGCATAATAAGCTTGCCcgtctctgctgtgtgtgtgtctgtcatatTCATCTCCCAGAAGTGTTAATGTGCTTCACCTCAGTTTCCGCCTGATTAGGCCACCAGCCACTCTACAAACCCTTACAATGTTAATAGTGTTGTACACTCCAGCTGAGCAGATTGCACTTTAACACCTTTACTGCTCACTTCAGCAGcagacgtacacacacacacacacggtggaAAAATCCATTCGATTGAACAGTGACAACACAGCACTGGAGGAAAGAACACTAAATGTGGTTATACATTCACACAACAAATCAAATTGAATATAGAACAGGAAGTGAACATATGAATATGCATGCATagagaccaacacacacaaatattcatgtgcacacaaaaataatacacaaatgaatgaaaatgacaattgACAACCAAACAGCACAATAATTAGCATATGCATctaaaaacacacccacacacacaggagggTGAGTGGACAGTGGCGTGATAAGGGCCATGTCTCTGCTCCTGCTCGCCATGCTTTAATATGCTCCAGATGCCACTCTCCACAGACAGTCACCCCAGGACAGAACCCACTGCTCTCCATCATTATCCTCAACCACAGCACCGCAGGGAgaagaggggagagagggagcggcGTGAGATCCGAACGGAGACGGGGAAAAGGGGGGATTAACACGATTCCAGAAATAAGCATGCACATGCCAGACAGAGTTATGAAATCCCCGCTCTGTAGTCTGCAGGAATTAAACAGCACAATCAAAACCATTTAACCCACTCAGGGCATCAAACAGCAACTCTCGTCCTTTAAAACTGATATGACTCATTTATCTGAATATATTTGTTAGATTTTCTTCTGTCTCTAGCAAGGTTGAACCAAAGGCCGCTTCTTGCATCTAGACGGTGGTCCACACAGCCCCACAGTGTTAAAAGAGGCAGAGATCAAGAGTTGGTTTTGGATTCACGGCCCCATTATGGCAGGATCTCATGCAGAGGGTCCTCCTGAAACGAATGGCACGGGGATGAAGGGATGAAACGCCGGGCCTGGCTCTGGCACTGCCTCGGGTGCTTTTAACAGGCCTCTAAAAGAGCCTGCAGGAGCCACATGAACCACATGACCTGCTTTCTGCCAACTCTCTCTTTAAAAGGGCAGTTCAGTATCAACCATGATTAGGTCACGCTCCTGATTAATTAATGCAATAGTAGGTTAACTGTGCCGTGTCTGAAATCCAGTACAATGACCTTAGGGCGCTAAGCCTCAGACGACTGGACTAACGCGGAGATAAGCCCCTTTTCCCCTGCAGGAGGGTCCGATACAACAATGCGGCACTTTCACAGCAACTCCgaaattacttttacttttttacttttacagcatttacaccgtTATCGaggagcgacttacagtagttgcagggacagtcgccccccctggagtaacttagtgtcttgctcagggacacaatggtagtaagtgggatttgaacctgggtcttctggttcacaggcaagagtgttacccactaggctactaccacaaatACGAAAAAGATGCAATTTAATAATGAACAGACACAGCAGTCTTCACCTGAcccacaggtaaaaaaaaatcattttacttatttttttaaatagaaactGAAACACATTAATGCATGTATGAGATAATGCCTACAAATGCACTGCGCAGGCGAAAGACAAATGCGTAAACACGATTCCCATCTGTGGCAAACAGAAGGGATCTGCATCTCAGCAGGAACTGGGAGGCGCAGAAAGCTGCTCTTCTGCTTTCCTTCTTctactcccccccccctcctcataAGCCACCATAAGCCCGAGATGAGGCCTGCAGCAGATGCGCTGCGGTGTAGAAATGAGCTGTGATTTCGGCCGGCACCTGCAGGCTCCCGTCACAACCACCACCAACCAAGATCCCACGAAGACCACACAGTGCACCACTTTAGAAAAGTGCATGTTTGCACATCTTCTGAAAGGTATTCGGTATGCTGGAGTAAATGGTGCTGTCTCATACAAAGTGGTAAACAAATCTGATCATTTAACTGGGAGCTGGTCTCTAAAACGCATTGGTGGTTGATTCTATAAAATGATGGGGAGATTCGGTATTAGGTGATATTAGGGTATAGCTCCTAAATACCATCTCTCACCCCATtaaattcatacacacacacgcaaaaattaaattcatacacacacaggcaaaaaaattatatgatactacaaaaatgtatactacagaaattaaaacatttgttttagCAAAGCATGAACCATCCGTAAAAGCTCAAACTATTGGTTGCAGACCAAGTGTGTGTATAATACACTCGAATCCCCCTCTGCATGCTTTAAAAGGTGCTAAAAGGGTTTcgggcataaaaaaaattcccggAAAGGATGAAGTGATCCTGTGAATCGGCTGTGATTAAGGCAACTTTCACTTCCATTAATTTTTcacttactgtgtgtgtgtgtgtgtgtgtgtgaatgtgtgtgtgtttgttagtagCCAGTAGGGTGTGTGttaaatacacacagagaaaaatccCAACCCATTATTTAAGACAATATAATAAGATGACCGCACCACTTgagagaccacacacacatacataactCATAACTCACATCTCGACACAGACACCAGCCTAATCTGAGTCAACCAAAGCCCTAAAGCAGCCGTTAATTAGGCCTAGTTGGCAGGTCTAATTTAAATAGAGTTTAATAACGTGGGAAGACGAGTATATCAGTAAAGTGAGTGTTATTGCGGCTCCCGTGTAAAGTGTGCTACTGGGTTAATACAGTATTAGTGGTAGACTCCCAGTCAGTCAATAGGCAGAGAGAGTCACTAGGCCACTGACCCCCGCCTCCCACCCCCACTCGCCCTCGCCACTTCTCCTCATTCCTGCGCGCATCTCTCCCTTCATCACACACAGTCCTAATCCGGCCCAGTACAGATTTCACGGGAAcacgccaaacacacacagtgtgtggaCACACTCCTCTCCGCCTGTCATGAGCAGAAGTGACAATAACATGTGATGCGGAGCGAGTAACATCGTAAACATTCATCATTGCGACGTGAAAAAGCCCTGAAATCTCATTTTCAAAAAGAACTTTTCATCTATCCATGGAAACAAATAGTTGTGAAGAGCGGGCCGAGGGGGACGCACAGCTGAAtggcagagggagggagatCCTACAGTTCTGTGTGGGAGCTGAGGCAGGGAGGGGGATCCCCACTGTCACAATCATAATATCATCAGGACAAGGGGGCGCGGGGGGGGTTCAGGGGAGACAAAGGTTATGCAACTTATTATTCATCTCGCCCAAAGCCTccattttgtgttcttttgttaAGGGCGCCGGGGGTATTGCAACGCTGACTGTATCCACCAGCGAATTCAGACTGTCACAGCAGCATCACTCtgggcgcgcacacacacacacacacacacacacacacacagagggagaaaGTTCACTTAAACTCCCATTCACGCACAAAACAGGACGCACACGCTGAATTGGTTTCTTACCTTCTTCAGCTACACTGGGCTGGAGaagcagagagaaggagaggagcaCAATCCACATTTCCACTACAGAATGAGTactgagagggggagagagggagggaaagagggaggaagagcGTGAAAGAGATGGATGGAAGGAGAGATAGAGGGGAGGGGCCAGTGGAGGAGGAGTttgtctgctcttttttttcatacCTCAGATtaagggatggagagagagagagagaagaagatatgaaaaaaatgttgctatgaagaaataaaaaaatggaggtGATGGAGGAAAGAATACGCGGGAGGCTTTAATGAGCCAAGCCACGCCAACGTGTGCAGATGATATAGGAAAAGAAAGTGTCTAGACATGCCCTGCCCACGTCTCTCAGACACCCAGCAGACTCGGCTCAAGTCAGGGTCCAAATCAGCAATAAGCTTGTGACGGGTTACGTACTTTTCCCTCCACGGCACATTTTTCCCCGTCGTCGCCCTCCAACTCACACACCGGTCTCCCAGCCACCATCCACGGGCAGGGAAGCTGCAGACTCCGGGCCTGGCGGTCGTGTGCGCTGCGCCCTCTTCTGGCCAGAAGCGGCGCTGCAGCTGCTTGTCGTCCCGCGTGCTGCTCCCGGACGCTTTACCAATGGCTACAAACTATCAACTGTTCTTGTAACGAGGTAATATTTATATCGTCAAAAATTCAGGAAGACTTGAGATCGTGGTTTTTGTCAGTGTTGTACAGTCTGCCGTTTCATGACAGACTATTCACTTTTACACGGCCTACACATGCGGACATATAATGGATAAGTTTTTGTTGTGTCCAGTTGCTTCTACTTTGTTACAATACCACTAAGAATTGGTATGGAAGTGACTGAAACGAAGACTGGTCCTATAGTGAGAAAATAAGCACACGACATCTTGTCGTCTTGCTAGGAGCCTGGCGCCTCCTTCTGGTCAATACGAGTAGCGTTTCTTATTTAGAGGCATGGCATATTTCTTATGCTGACCAAAGCAATTCTAAAACCAAGAAACAACTGCTGGCGTTTACTGGTGTTTTACTTCTTCTTGCTCTAAACGTGGTGGAATTTGATAAGGCAAAAAGAGACTCATACGTCAACTGTAAACTAGTTAATCGGGGGCTGTATTACAGTATTACAGTTGCAGGGCATACCAAGGATCCTATTTCTCACTTAACTCCCCCATGTCAGGGAATATAAGAGTTTCACTACAGGCTTCCTTTACCACAATTACCAGCAGCTCCTTCTTGAGAATTAATTAAGTAAGAACAATTTCAGaagctgttttttgttttcacgCTGAGACAGTAAGTTTATTGTAACTTTATTACAAAACCAcaataaaaggacacacactggcttacacacaaacacatactaaaAGCAAAGCTATGTAGGATGATCAGGATGGACAAATGACAGCAGCAGATGAGCACTGAACaccttaaatacacacacatcattataACTGTTCTCAATCTGAGTTAAACTTTAAATTACATTCAAAATCCTGGTTCTGCCtcaatccccccaaaaaaacattgtccaaaaaaatgtatgaattaatgtgtaattattaataatactcAAGTTAGATTATATTATGTTCAGTAGTATGGGATATGACTGTCTACCAGTTTTGTGATAatcctctctctcacacaaacaatatattttatttattttaaacaaacacaataaatacaaGCATGCAAATTGAGTCATCTGaaacacaatatatacaaataaaaataaaaactatatttacagtcacaaaatataattttcaaaTAGTGCAAAtgcattcacacaaacactctgTATGATATAGTGGTGACTTTAAAAACATGGCTGTCAGAAAAAGACACACGAGATGATTTTCCATCTCTATATCATAATTGATCATCTTGCAAAAATCAAATGATGTAATTTAATTGTAAATACTGTATTGTTTTTTCATGCCCTTAACACATTTCAGTTCTATCCTTGCCCATTAGAACCTGAGGCTACAAACTGAATCTACAGGCCCTCAGTATACATGTGGGCTCTGACTGGATGGTCTGTGGGAAGAAATAGTTCCTGAACTCAGGGACTGCCTGTCCAGTTGATCGTTCTCACCATTCATATCAGGAAAAAAAGGCATGTGCCAGTCCTTACTATCATTGACTGATACCACAGGTTGCCTCATTGTGCGGATCTAACAATAATTTAGGCTAAAAGGGCAAAACTGACTGTTTAGTCTCTATAACAGCAAGGCCAATCCTAAATTTTCTTTGGGAGCAGGTTCTCAtagataaaatgacaaaatatttgcGTCAATAAATAAAGGAAGCTCttttaaaacttaaatacttgACAATACACAGCATGCAGCAGTGTTTagttcattcttttcttttaattgacAACAAATTATATAAGCTATATCCTGACTTGTGTGAGCTGCCAGTTTTGTGATGCACAAGATCATCTTTGTACAGCGTATCTTTTTCACAGAAAAAGACGTCTGTTTGAACTGACATGACCATAATATACCAAAGCttctaaatattttaatgtgggAAATCTGGAACTGACAGCAGGTCAGCTGTaagactgctgtgtgtgtgtgggtgcgtgtatAATAAATAcgaactagaagccaaaattccaggggaaattttgatgggcctgtccgggcgtttttcgtaggagcgcgggcatgctaacatcaaaaatgctaacagggcttggccaaggtgcttcacatgaaatttggtgttgtttggagcatgtttaaaaattagcatgttaacatgctaatgctagcatgctaacatcaaaaacgctaacagggtgtggccaagatgcgtcactgtaaatttggtcacgtttggagcatgttaaaaaattagcatgttagcatgctaatgctagcatgctaacatcagaaacgctaacagggcgtgtccaagatgcgtgacgtgaaatttggtgatgtttggagcatgtttaacaattagcatgttagcatgctaatgctaacatcaaaaatggtaacagggcgtggccaagatgcgtcactgtaaatttggtgacgtttggagcatgtttaaaaattagcgtgttagcatgctaatgctagcatgctaacatcaagaacgctaacagggcgtgtccaagatgcgtcacgttaaattttgtgatgtttggagcatgtttaacaattagcatgttagcatgctaatgctaacatcaaaaccgctaacagggtgtggccgagatgagtcatgttagatttggtgatgtttggacaatgtccctaataaagcagccaaaggaccagggggtcttaataatgtggatgattgtcatcctaatgaagctgctggtttaatctgccattgaattacagtgctgtcgctgctgctgtatcagtaccccttgtaggaccccctttgctggcaatgacacagtagcagtaccacttaaaaggggccccattttaccaatgctaccaatgctaaaattagcattcaatgcgttctaatgggaaaatgaccctgtttgagcgttaatagctcggccacgcccactccgatcgcttataaaagtaatagcacacctcacacaatatagtactaatttttgatatatagcacgccggtgtgcgtggttcggtacgacccgcattaattgccgaagagcgaggctgaaataataataataaataaataaataaataaactttttttcgcccattgacacttttttgttttttcaaatttgtcaatgatccgtaaatcagacagagagaaaccatacgtcaaagcgtcggtcttggagagatctacgatagaacatcaaaatcttttttctatgtcaaaccatctggacacaaagtccaaaaaagtccaattttggactaggataataaacgcgttccgaaaacgctttttggcgaattgcgcgccgaccgtaaatccggccgagccgagccatacgtcaaaccgtgcggaaggaaaagccgcacgacgtgatatgagacttgtgtgtgtgctgtgaagcgtttgttcgcaaatcttaagaaaccaaattttttcacacttttaatgttttgatcacaatttgtggccctcctgtagtccccaaacaagcaatcaatatgtcattttgtgcggagaggtcaggccttcggcctgacctctccgttttttttgtgcgtctgacggccttagcgtggcagccacaaatgcgagacatggcatttttgcccttcttccctatgtcccatgttttcctgaccactgttgctggtagcaacacatccaatatgtcagattgtgtgtctcggcgaggccttcggcctcgcctcgactcccgtgtctctagcttttacggctggtcacagggagctgaaaacctcttcctctgtgcattagtaaaccacactttttacactttgaacacgatttgtgggcgggctgtacgacttaccaaaataaacaatacgtcatattgtgcggagtggtcaggccttcggcctgaccactccgttgtttctgtacgtttcacggtttttgcgtggcagccttgaacgtgagacatgtccttttattgcctttttcccagtgttccggatttatccgggttttccaaacccccgttggtggcaccgacttgtcccatatgtcagattgtgtgtctcggcgaggccttcggcctcgcctcgactcccttgtctctagcttttacggctggtcacagggagccaaaaacttgttcatagcacgatagtaaacggtactttttacactttgaacccgatttgtgggcgggccgtacgacctaccaaaataaacaatacgtcatattgtgcggagtggtcaggccttcggcctgaccactccgttgtttctgtacgtttaacggtttttgcgtggcagccttgaacgtaagacgtgtccttttttgctgctcccagcacaatagtaagtggtctgtcatgctgacaggcccaaataagaACAATTATTCTAGTGAGTATTCAAACAACAGATTACTTTTACAACATGATTAGAAACTCATTCTCATTTGTTGTATGTTTTAGATGTGCTATGTCAAAAATTGTCAGTTTCAGTACAGTTCTTGCTTCTTGGGAGGCACAACCGCTTGTTCTAAAGCCTTTTTGGCCCTTCAGTAGTTTCAGATTCTAACCTATATTATGCACCATGACACTAAACATGACAAGAATGCTCCATCTCTGTAGCAAACTGTAACATTTCACACCAATGCAGATGTGTCTACAGTTCATGGACGTCTCTAGTACCTATGGGTTAGAGCTTAAATTGTTCTGGCTCTTCTCCTCGGGTGGGAAGTCAACCATTGGAACCTTCTCTGTTGTTGGTGAAACAGGAATTGTGACCACACCTTCGGGCTGAGACTGACCAGAGACTGTGGCAGCAAAACCACAGGCGATGTCATCAAACGTCCGGCCCTTTGTCTCAGGAACACGGAAGTAAGTGAAAATAACGAAGACGATAAGGAGGACAACAAAAATGATGAAGACGTAAGGCCCACACAATTCCTAGAGTGTTTGAGAGTGAAATAGAGAGAACGGGTGGATAAGATGAAGTGACAAGACAAAATGAAGCAAAATGAAGCATCATTAAATCAGCAGCAAAGGAAAGTAAACGTAATCCATTTCTTTACCTCTAATTTGGGAAAACCAAGTCCAACCAGGAAGTTGGCTGTCCAGTTAGAGCATCCGGCAACAGCAATGGCAGCTGGCCGAGGTCCCTGGGCAAAGAGCTCTGCCACAATGAACCAAGGGATTGGACCTGGACCCATCTCAAAGCTCGCCACAAAAGCAAAGACGCCAGCAATCGCAAGGTAACTGAGAGATGATTCGACTTTCTGAGGAGGGAAAGCGAAGGACAAGGTGAAGTCAAACGAGGTCCAAGAACGCTTACACAAGAGACATTTAACAACCTGACAAGATACTTACAATCAGGGCAAGAGAAACAGTCATGATAACAGCACTGACAGCCATTCCAGACAGACCAATCAGATGAAGTGTCCGACGCCCAGCCTTGTCCACGAGGAaaagctaaaaaataaaattataggTATGTAAAGCGACATATTCAAGGTACACTAATCTATATGAATTGAGTAAAATACTTACAGACACCACAGTAAACACGGTGTTGACAGCTCCTGCTCCTATAGTTGCATAAATAGGTTGGCTCACACCCGCTGTTTTAAATATGCCAGTAGAATAATAGAAAACCTGCAGCAGAAAACAGCGGGAAGTGAGTATGGAAAGTGTAAAGATTAAGGCCCGAACGAATTTAGGAGTTTATCGCTCACTCACAGCATTGATTCCAGAGAATTGCTGGGATAGTTGGAGCACGATGGCAATGATGATGGGCTGTCTGTAGGCGGGGCTTCGGAATAGCTCAAGTATGGTGACTTTTTTCTCACTGGCCATTTTAACCCCTTCCGCCTTCATCTCATCTATGTCCGCATTGACGTCCTCCGAACCACGCAATCGCACCAGGGCTACAGCACAGagacatatacatttataacgATGTCCTTGTTTCCTTTTTATTAGGCATGAGTGCTATATGGCAGCCTCTTCTGCTCTCACCTTGACGTGCCTCCTTCTCCAGGTTCAGGTTGATGAGCAGGTAGCGGGGACTCTCTGGGCAGAAAGGCAGTAAGATGCTCTGCATGACTGCAGGCAAAGCAGTAAGTCCTAAGAGGATCGGCCACAGTTCATCTGAACCCAGCAATGATTCCAGACCAAAgatctgtaaaaaagaaaaaaaagtaaaaaagtcaGTTATTACAGAGATTATGTAAACAGGGAAATAAACTTAAACAGAATTAAAAGTCTGAACAAACAAGATCAAACAATAAGAGCTTACTTGGGCTACAAGAATGCCCACAACCACACCAAGCTGGTGCAGGGTCCCAAAGGCTCCCCTCAGGGCAGTTGGTGAGAGTTCTCCTAAATACATTGGGGTCAGGCCAGTGCAGAGGCCACAGAAAAGGCCAATAACCAGTCGCCCACAGATCACCATCTCAAATGAATGGCACAATTTGGAGAAACCCATCAGTACTGCCCCAACTAGAGCCAAAATGTTTGCCAGCAGCATGGACTTACGCCTGCAGAGGTgaggaaaaacagaagaaaggaTTAGGGCACAGATATATCTGATTGATTAGGGATGAGATAagggatgtaaaaataaaaaaataaaaaaaagataaaaaaaaaaacatcacctaCTTCATAACACAATTGTGGTAGCAAGATTTATTCTTACCTCCCAAACATGTTGACCAAAGCTCCCACACAGAAGGACCCAATCATGCCGCCCACACTGAATATAGCCACAGCAAAGCTCCACAGGATTAGGACAGTGCCTTCTTTCATGGGCTCTCCGTACCGTTCCAGTGACACATTCTGGAAGAAGGTCTTCAATTTCTGAAGATATACAAaattatgtatttgtgtatttggaGCCACTCGGATGACTTTGGTCATCAATGACAGCAATGACAGACATACACTGCCACTGTATGGTATCAAGGAGAAACGAATCATCACTATCAAAGAAgcaataaatgaaacaaagacTAGTTGAATTTTACAGCAACAGTTGAGTGGAGCTCTGTGATCTCAAGAAATCAAGGAGCTGTGTATAACTGTGTTACTGGagattatttgtgttttatgagCCTGACTTTCTTTCCAAAAGGCCATTAACAGTCTCTGCTGCTAATACAATAAAAGACAACGTCTTCCTGTTGAGCAAAGGGAACATTGCTTTCCACTATACTCCCATTTAGATATTAGCTCGGATACTCACTGTTCAGAAAATGGTAAGAAATAGTAATGGCACAGAACCAGACACACCTTATGGTCCtgaacacacaaatatatataatatgacagaaaatacacacaacCCACCTCCTCAGGAGCATTTATGACGCCGGTGTTGTAGCCAAACTGCAAAGATCCAATAACCGCCGTTGACACACAGAAAAGGAGATAACATGTCACCTGCTTcttctgaaagagagagaaatataaAAGTAGTTGTAATTATGAAACACAAttaaaagcacagcacacacaatgacacaacgaaatgtgtcctctgcctttaaagGTCCACTGACATTggatgtttttgcttttatatagatctaAAGCCAGAAATATtcttgctgtgagctacgttAACCTTTGTGCTGAACGCAGGAAACAGACCGTggatgt
This genomic stretch from Denticeps clupeoides chromosome 5, fDenClu1.1, whole genome shotgun sequence harbors:
- the slc2a3b gene encoding solute carrier family 2, facilitated glucose transporter member 1; amino-acid sequence: MEKIQSGSDPRKKQVTCYLLFCVSTAVIGSLQFGYNTGVINAPEEKLKTFFQNVSLERYGEPMKEGTVLILWSFAVAIFSVGGMIGSFCVGALVNMFGRRKSMLLANILALVGAVLMGFSKLCHSFEMVICGRLVIGLFCGLCTGLTPMYLGELSPTALRGAFGTLHQLGVVVGILVAQIFGLESLLGSDELWPILLGLTALPAVMQSILLPFCPESPRYLLINLNLEKEARQALVRLRGSEDVNADIDEMKAEGVKMASEKKVTILELFRSPAYRQPIIIAIVLQLSQQFSGINAVFYYSTGIFKTAGVSQPIYATIGAGAVNTVFTVVSLFLVDKAGRRTLHLIGLSGMAVSAVIMTVSLALIKVESSLSYLAIAGVFAFVASFEMGPGPIPWFIVAELFAQGPRPAAIAVAGCSNWTANFLVGLGFPKLEELCGPYVFIIFVVLLIVFVIFTYFRVPETKGRTFDDIACGFAATVSGQSQPEGVVTIPVSPTTEKVPMVDFPPEEKSQNNLSSNP